The genomic region GCGTATGAGAACATGGAACTCCTGAAGCTTTATACCGACACACTGCTGCGGGAGGATAACGTGCGCATAGTGAATGAGCTTGAGACCAAGTATCAGACCGAGAAAAAGGAGCAGCAGGTACGTGAACTGAGCCAGCAGAATGAGATTAATGAACTGAAACTGCGACAGCGAAATATCTGGATCATTGTACTTGTGGTGGTAGCGTTGCTGGTTGCGGGCAGCATCTATTTCGTTTCGCGGCAGCGATTGCTGAAACAACAGCAGGAAGCATTGGAGAACCGATTGCTGTCGTTGCGCGTACAGTTGAATCCGCACTTTATTTTCAATGCGTTGACGGCCGTTCAGAACTACATGTTAGGAGGAAAAGACCTGCGCGAGGCCGTTCGGTATCTGTCCAATTTCGCCAAAGTGATGCGTGCATTCTTGGAGTACAATCAGGAGGAGAAGATCACGCTCGATAAGGAACTGAACGCGCTCGAACTCTACGTGGGAATTCAGAAACTGCGTTTCAATAATGGTTTCGAGTTCGATGTGGAGATGGATGAAGAGCTTGACCCTGAGGAAGTTCTGGTGCCACCCATGATATTGCAACCGCTCATCGAAAATGCCATTGAACATGGGATCAGGAATCTCGATAATGGAAAGATCACGCTCAAATATGAGTTGCAGGATGACCATTTGGTGATGCGGTTGACAGATAACGGCATTGGTCGGAAAAAGGCGGGAGAGAGCAGTCCGAAGTCGGAAGAGAAAACATCGCTTGCAACCAGAATCACGAAAGAGCGTATTGCTTTACTGAACCGAAAGGCAGAAGGAAAGTATTCGCTGGAGATCCGTGATCTGAATGAAGATGGAACGGGAACGGAAGTGATATTCAAAATTCCATTTGTGCTGGCATGAGGGCAGTAATTGTAGATGATGAACAGAATGTACGGGAGGCGCTGAGAGCCTTATTGCACTTGTATTCGCCAGAAACGGAGGTGGTCGGAGAGGCGGATTCTGTCGCCTCCGCGCTTACCGAAATAGAACAGCAACAGCCAGAACTGCTCTTTTTAGATGTAGAGATGGGAGATGGCACGGGCTTCGACCTGCTCAAGCAGTTGCCCGACCGCGATTTCGAGGTCATCTTCGTTACCGCGCATCAGCATTATGCCATCAAGGCCATTCGCATGAGTGCTTGCGATTTTCTGTTGAAACCCGTGGATCCTGACGATCTGGTGGCAGCCATCGAACGGGCACACCTCAACCTACGGAAACACGGTGGCGATCCTATTGATGTGATGCTTCAGCACGCATCGGGTATCAAGGACCGCATGGTGCTCAAGGATCTGGAGAATATTTATGTATTGAAGATCGATGATATTGTCCATTGCGAAGCAGACGGTCGCTACACAAGGTTTCATGTAAAAGGGCAGGAGAAACCGATTCTGGTGTCCACCAATCTCAAGGAATACGAGGTACTTCTATCTCCATCAGGTTTTGTGCGTATCCACCATTCTCACCTTATCAATCTCAATCACATTCAGCGCATTGATAAGGTCAATCTTACGGTTCATCTGAGTGCCGACCAGAAGGTTCCGATCTCGGTCCGTAAGAAGGATGAGTTGCTGAAACGCCTCTGAGCGAAACACTTATTACAGGTACATCAACGGTTGTTGAAGTCCGCCCGATCGGGTTGGACAATGGGGGTACACTTGTGTCATACTAATCCCCTAAATCAACACATTATGAAAAAACACGTACCCTTTTTATTGAGCCTTTTAAGCGTTATGGCCCTACTGGCATGGGCGGCCACGGTCAGAGCGCAATGTTCACAAGAGAAAGTGCTTCTAAACCTTCCGCTCAATGGAAACCTTACAGATATCTCGGCCTATGCGCATACAGTGAATGCAGTTGGAAATCCGTTGTATGCCAATGGCTATGATAATACAGTTCAAGGAGCCATTGGGCTTGGGACAGGTAAGCGACTCACAATTCCTGCCGCACCTGAGTTTTTGGATATGGATGATGCTTTTACCATTTCGGCTTGGATCAATGCCAGCTCGCTGGATTCTTACAATTCGGTAGTAACCAAATTGAACGGTAGCCATCGCGATATTGACCTACGTATCCATTTCGATGGAAAGATGCAGATTCATTTTACCAATTCCTCCAGCGGAATTACTGCCGTTACCAGCGATGTGCCTGTCATTACAACGGGTACATGGTATCATGTGGCTGCAACTTGGGACGGAAACACCATGAAGCTTTTTGTAAATGGTGTTTCTGTGAAGGAAATGGTGCTTTCAGAAGGGCCTGACTTTCAATCAAGCGGTGATGTAACGGTCGGAGCACTCGGTACTTCAG from Flavobacteriales bacterium harbors:
- a CDS encoding response regulator, with product MRAVIVDDEQNVREALRALLHLYSPETEVVGEADSVASALTEIEQQQPELLFLDVEMGDGTGFDLLKQLPDRDFEVIFVTAHQHYAIKAIRMSACDFLLKPVDPDDLVAAIERAHLNLRKHGGDPIDVMLQHASGIKDRMVLKDLENIYVLKIDDIVHCEADGRYTRFHVKGQEKPILVSTNLKEYEVLLSPSGFVRIHHSHLINLNHIQRIDKVNLTVHLSADQKVPISVRKKDELLKRL